TTATTTTTTTTATAAAACTGAGGTTGTAGCAATATCAAAACTCCCTCTTCCGCGACGGAGAGGGCATGCTGGCTATGGCTAACCTACAGGCCTGAGCGGGGTGAGGTCATACGCCTTGAAAGTTTTGTGGTCATTACCCCAGCCTGTGCTACTGAACAGTTAAGCTTTACTAAACTTTTGGAAGTTTAGTAAAGCGGGTGTTTAGTTCTTTTGTTGAAGATTTCTTTGCAGAGGTTTCGAAATTTCCCTCTCTTATATATTGTCTGGCTCCTTAGTTCTGTGGTGGGGCCAAGCGTTCTTTTATAAACGAAAGGAATGCCGGTGCATCCATAAATTTACCTAGTACGATAGAAGCATCCGTATCGGGGAATGACAGTGTGGTTGTTACAAACCCATGTTTTTGGACGATTCCATCTGCATAACTGCTGTCTATTCCTTTTTTGTCAAGCCTCACTTTCCAATCCTTTTCATTCTTCCGCAACACTTCTATCCTTAGATTACTTCCAGTGCATAAAACCTTATACTGGCCATCTGTCTCATTGCTCCCTGCGTTATATTTTCTATTCCCTTTTGCTGACTGGATATATCCTTTCATTGACATGATGAACCTGTCTACTTGATTCCTCTTTATCCGTACTGTATAATTCCATTCTTTTCCATATTGCACATTAGGGTACTCAGTATGCTCATATTTATCCTTGACAATCCTTACGTCTTCCGTATCCCAACGCCTTACAGCAGAAGTACCATAATTCCTGTCAAGTAAATCCTTCCTATTGAATCTAATTTCAATGCCGTTCCTATAACTATATCCGAGTTTAATTCCTCTCTTCTCGTCTCTTTCAATAGTCTCAAAGGATTTATATCCTCCCTGGCGTTGTACCTGATCTTTAGATCTCTGATCGTGATCAACAAAATCCCACTCTTCCTGCTCTCCGGCCAGCCTGAATCCCGGCATATAGAATATGCGCATATTTTCATTGCCCAGTACACCTTTATTTAAGCCCCTGACCTCAACCAGAAATTGGTCATTCGGGATGGCCACGTGGGTATCCGGGCGGGCCATAAAGGGCGCAGCATTTCCTTCAGTATCCGCCCCTCCCAAATATTTGGTAGATGAATCTACATTTTGTCCCTTATCTGCCTCTGGGAGAATGCCAACCGATCTGATAGGATTGGACTCACCAATCTTCTGAGACATTTCAAACATCCCTTCAATGATAGCCTCAACCATCAGTTTATACGAATCAGCTTTAACACCTCCACTACCCCTATCAAAATTTACCAGTGCATTTACATGCTCATCCCTGAGTTCAGTAAAATTTTCATTAGACAGTAAAAATCCCTGTAGTTCATCCTTATTGATCCTCTTTAATAAAGTATTCAAAGCATCATCACTTTTAATCAGATCATTCAACCCGGCTTTCACCCAAAAACCCATAAAGTCCTTGATGCTGGATAGTTTTGACAGCAAGTCAGCATTGATCGGAGAGCTTTCTTTAAAGGCATCCCGGTCCGGCTTGGCTTGCCGGGCCTGTATCATGAGGTTTTGCAAAGCCATCATAGGAATTTGGCTGATATAGTAAGCCAGTATATTTATGTGCCCTGAATCTCCACCATCTAGTTTTTCCATAAGCCATTCGGTGGTGGCCATCTTTCGTTCCATATGGTCCTGCCCGCGCTTAGTGG
This region of Fulvivirga ulvae genomic DNA includes:
- a CDS encoding eCIS core domain-containing protein; its protein translation is MQTKTDKNREQENTSLPKATHEPTQGGMAQLADNRPATVYQRKLQDTMNASATSKAAPLQPKANNTGLPDNLKTGIENLSGYSMDDVKVHYNSSKPAQLQAHAYAQGTDIHLAPSQEKHLPHEAWHVVQQKQGRVKPTKQLKSKVNINDDAGLEKEADVMGEKALSAGSTYSPLIQSNNLQACPQLKVIQRISVDQSITWFDKHVPETGKINLTPVEIKEFISLQKDIEHDGEEVVTMGPEFEFAKVDPGTMGKLPIHVELLESTENINGLPFVFETDAGNVIEAAFPPFTIGKKGENFKDIAYRAMRITSQIEKYLKGLAEGLASGGGKLSDLINGIEEGLGIKLQTKADYTTEYTNMPLLRFTKGIGSYTNEFVTSDEVTNAQINITMGLDALGGALQGAIATKRGQDHMERKMATTEWLMEKLDGGDSGHINILAYYISQIPMMALQNLMIQARQAKPDRDAFKESSPINADLLSKLSSIKDFMGFWVKAGLNDLIKSDDALNTLLKRINKDELQGFLLSNENFTELRDEHVNALVNFDRGSGGVKADSYKLMVEAIIEGMFEMSQKIGESNPIRSVGILPEADKGQNVDSSTKYLGGADTEGNAAPFMARPDTHVAIPNDQFLVEVRGLNKGVLGNENMRIFYMPGFRLAGEQEEWDFVDHDQRSKDQVQRQGGYKSFETIERDEKRGIKLGYSYRNGIEIRFNRKDLLDRNYGTSAVRRWDTEDVRIVKDKYEHTEYPNVQYGKEWNYTVRIKRNQVDRFIMSMKGYIQSAKGNRKYNAGSNETDGQYKVLCTGSNLRIEVLRKNEKDWKVRLDKKGIDSSYADGIVQKHGFVTTTLSFPDTDASIVLGKFMDAPAFLSFIKERLAPPQN